TAAAACTAAAGTTCCCTTACCCTTCTTTTTAAGTCCAGAATCTCCATGGATATTATTTTCAAAGTAACTTGTTGTATTTTCTGGAATATTAGCATTGAAATAGTAGTTCCAATCAGTTGTATCTAAGTTACTTGGTGTAGCTCTAAGTAATGTTTCTAAGAAAGCTCCAGGCCCTTTTAGAGCTCTAGCTGTATTTAATACTCCCCATCCATTTCTATAACTAGCTTCACTCTCTAAAAATCTTTTCTCTTCTTCAATACCATCTCCTACCCCTACTTTGTTAGTAGTAGTAAAAAGAGTCATTCTAATATCATTATTACTCATCCAAGGAAATTTACTTGCTACTTGAATAGCCGCATTTGCTACTCTAGGAGCAGCAAAAGATGAACCATATTTCTCTCCAGCATTTCCATTAGCAGATATACTCCAGTTTCTTGCTACTCCAGCATAAGCTAGATGTTTTGGATAGTAATTGTTATTATTATCATTTCCATCAACTCCAACTACTGATATCCATCCTTTTTCAATTCTTCTTTTGATCATAGGGGCGGCAGCTTGAAGTCCAGCATTAAAAAGTGTATCTCCATTTAGATCAAGATTACCATTAGCCCAGATAAAAAGTCCGTTTTCATCATTGACAGTTTTTTCATAAAAATCTAGGCTTTCTTGTCCAGATTTTTTTATCTCTTCAACATCTCCTAAAGTTTTCATACTGATTGCTTTTAATAGCTCTGTACGAAAAGTTTCTTTATTAGAGTAAATTTGCTTTTCATCTTTAGATAAAAAAGTTGAACCCCAAGATTGATTGAAGATTTTTACTTTTTTATTATTTTCACTATCACCTTTTTTCATTTCAGCTAAAATTTTCTTATAATCATCTAGTGAGAATTTAATAATATTTTGACCATCATATTTAGAGCTTAGGCTAGCAGCGACTGTTGTCGGAGAAATTCCTTCTAGAAGAGTATCCAAGACTAATTCTCCATGATCAGTATAGTTATTTTCATCTTTATCAAGAATAATGATTTTATCTCCATACTTTTTCTTTAGAGCATCACGATGAGTTAAGAAGTTACTATCTAAGATACCAACTATTAAGTCATTTCCTTTAGTTTCCACCTGAGGTATAGCAGGTTTTTCAAAGGCAAATAGAGAAGGGAATTTTCCAGTAGGTTCCTCTATCACTCTACTATTTTTTAGAGCATCAAAATTAGAATAAATGTTATTTCCTTCAGAACTCTCAGGAAGCTCCTTATCATATTGGGGATTTTTAGCTTGAGGATTAGGTATCATTTTAGTGGGAGCTACACTTCTAGGAGCACTACTCCCACCTCCACCACCACTTCCACCACAACTTGTGATGAGTAGGGCTAAACACATTTGTAAAATAGGATTTTTTATATAACTGTATTTTATCTTCAATAATTTTACCTCACTTTATATCTAATATTTATTTTTTATTATTATATATTAAAAAAATTTTTTTTTATTATTTCTTACTTGAAATTTTAAATTTTATACATAAAAAGTTAGTTTTTAAACTTTTATAAAAAAACTTGATTATTTTATATATATAAATTAAAATTTAGTAAAAAGAAGTTTACATATTAAAATGTTTAGAGGAGATGAGAAGGTGTGGGTAATTATAAAAAAATAGGAGTTATTATATTTTTTTCATTTATATTTTCTATAATAGCTTTGTATATATCTAGAGATACAAAGGACTTTATATATGTAGTACCTAATATAAAGAATTTTGAAGTATTAAATCCGGGATTTGGAAAGTATAGTTTAGAAAAATTGGATTTAAGTGGTGATAATGGAGAGATAAAACAACTTAATATTTTAAATGGAAGTATATTTTATGATGTTCCCAATGGGGAGTATAAAATTATCGGAGAGTATTTTAAAGATAGAGATGAGATTGTATTAAAAAAAGAGAGGGATTGGGAGAAAGTCTATTTAGATTTAGAGGGAGTTAGATTTACAAGTATTGAGGAGAAGTTTTTAGTTTTCTTAACTCTATTATTGATAGTTTTTAATGGATATCTCTATACCAAATTACAGAAAAAACTGCCGAAGAAAAGTATTTTAAATTACTCGTTTTTTCTGTTGACTTTGAAGATTTTCTTAAGTTTAAGATTGATTCCGAGTAATAATTTTATTCTATTATTAGATTTTTTAGTAACAAGGATAACTCTGTACCTATTGATTTTTTATTTCCTTCAGAGGATTTTTCCAAAAAAATTAAAAAAGTTAAAAGTTTTGACATATATTATATTGGGAGTCATCTATTTTTATAATGTGGTGATAGCCTTAATAATCTGCTCACCTCAGCTTTTAGTGTATCTATTAAGTGAGCATAGAGAGTTCTTAATTATACTCTCTTTTTTAAAAAAAAATATAGATTTAAGTAGAGTGTTGTTTCTACTTTTAGCTATAACATTTTTCTTTAATAGAAAGAAGATAAAAAGGGAGAAGATAGTTAGTTGGTCAGTTGTATGGGTATCATTTTTCTTTTTAGAGTTCTTTAGGGAGTTTTTTCCAGTAGCTGAAAACTTAAATTATTTTATTGATTTAATGGAGTTATTCTCAATATATTGGTTTTTTATCTTTTATACTTTTAAGATATATAGCAGAAATGTCTTGAGAGTAATACTATATTCAATAACTATAACTCTTAGTTATATCTCCCTATTTTATTTCAAAACTATGTCGGAATCAGCTATTATTATAGGGATAGTTATTCTTTTGGACTTTTATGCTTCAACAATTAACAAGATTATGTATGTAGCCACTCCAAAGATAGAGCATATATATAACAGGTTGTGTCTAATAAGTAGTATAGAGGAGTTTGAAAAACTTTTAGCTAGAGAGATAAAAAAAGAGTTAACATTAGAGAGTGTTTCGGTAAAAATTCTGATACATAAAAAGGATATAAAAAACTATGTAGATGGGGATTTAGATGATAATGCCATCATACCAAATGAGTTGCTAAAGCTAAAAAATTATGATTATGCTTATAGAATAGGATTTGATAAAAATAGGGAGATAGCTCTTGTATTTATTAAGGAAGAGGAAGTACCTCTCTCATTGGGAGAGCAGAATTTTTTGATGGAGTTACTATCAAAGAGTGCCAATATAATAAATAAGTTAAGAATAGAGCATCTATATAGGGAGGTAAGATAGATGAGAATAGGTTTAAATGTTGATGAAAATTTAAAAACCCTTTTTGATGAAATCTCCTCTTTAAAGTATTTGGATATGGAAAATGAGGAAGAGAGTTTAGAGATGATAGATTTAGTTGTAATAGACTCTAAAAAGGAGAGATTACAAGAGTATTTAGAGGAGTATAGGAGAAAGGGGATATTGATAATAGCTCTTATAGGAGAAAATGAGGTATATAAGATGAGAGAGCTATTTTTAAGTGGATTGATAGATGATTGTGTTCTCAGAAAAGATATTTTTAAAATAGAGGAGAGTATAGCAAAACTTTTAGCTCAAGGAAAAAAATATGATATATTCTATCTTTCAGATACTTTTAAAAAAGGGGTATATAGATTTTCAGAGGTAAACTACATCACATATTCAAGTGTGAATAGAAAGGTGGAATTTCATCTGACAGACTCAGAGGTGTTTGATATAAAGAAGAGTTTTTCAGAGATAGAGGAGGGACTAAAGGGGATAGATAGTTTCTATAAATTGGATAGAAGTACAATAATTAATATTAACTCAATTCAAATATTGGACTATAAAGAGGAGCAGATTATATTTAAAAACAGGGAGTATATATATACAAGTAAATTGAAATTAAAGGAGCTAGAGAGTAGTTATCTCAAGGAAAAAGGACAAAATTTCTTAATATTTTAAAGCTATTTTATAAACTCCTAGATGAGATAGAGGAGTAGAATTAGAAATTGTAGAGGAAATAGAATAATTTTGATAAATGTGGTATAATATAAGAAAAGAGATATTTCATATTTAAGGAGTAGATAATGGCAACTAAGAGTTTAGAAAGACTTATAGATGAATTTAATAAGCTTCCGGGAATAGGGAGAAAGAGTGCAGCAAGACTTGCCTTTCATGTATTGGAGATGAGAGAGGAGCAGGTAGAAAGCTTTATAACAGCTCTTCGTGAGGCAAAGGAGGTAATTAAAAGATGTCCAAAGTGTGGAGATTTTTGTGAAAGAGAGCTTTGTGATATCTGTAGTGATGAGTTAAGAGATACACATACTATATGTGTAGTAGAGGATAGTAGAGATGTAATATCCTTTGAAAAAATGGGAAAATATAAGGGACTATACCATATATTAGGGGGAAAAATAGCTCCACTAAATGGGATTACCCCTGATAAGCTGAATATAAAATCCCTTTTGGAGAGAGTGGCAGTAGATGAGATAGAAGAGGTAATATTGGCACTAAATCCAGACTTAGAGGGGGAAACAACAGCTCTATATCTTACGAAGTTATTGAAACCCTTTGGAGTAAAGGTTACTAAGATAGCTAGTGGAATACCAATGGGAGGAAATATAGAGTTCGCAGATAGTGCTACTATATCAAGAGCTTTAGAGGGAAGACAAGAGGTATAATGACACATAGAGGACATAATAAAATAGTAGAATAGGTCAAAGAAAGGAGAAAATATGATAGAGACACCAAGAGGAAATAGAGTACATATAGCAATATATGGAAGAACAAATGCTGGAAAGTCTAGTCTTATAAATAAAATAACTAATCAAGATATATCCCTTGTATCAGAGATGAGAGGAACGACGACTGACCCTGTGTATAAGGCTATGGAGCTTTTACCCATAGGACCAGTCGTATTCATAGATACTGCGGGGATAGATGATACTACTGAATTAGGAGAGTTAAGAGTAAAGAAGACAAAAGAGATTTTAAATAAGATGGATATAGCTCTTCTGTTGATTTCTACAGAGGTATTATTAGAAAATCAAGATTTAAGTTATGAAAAAGAGTGGATAAGAGAGATAAAAAAGAGAGAGAAACCATTTATAGTAATCTTAAATAAGATGGATTTAGTACCAGAGGGGAAAACTCAAGAGCTAATAGATAGAGTAAAAGTAGAGTTAGAGTGTGAAGTGAGTACAGTGGCTACCTCAAGAGAGGAGAGTATACAGAGAATAAAGGCTAAACTTATAGAGTATGCTCCAAAAATAATTATAGAGGAAAAGTTAATAGGAGATAAGATAAAAGTAGGAGATAGAGTTTTATTAGTAGCTCCACAGGATATACAAGCTCCAAAGGGAAGATTGATTTTACCTCAAGTACAGGTTATTAGAGATATATTGGACAATGGAGGAATACCAACAGTTGTAACTCTTGATAATCTAAAAGAGGGACTGGCTATATTTCAAGGAAGGCCAGATTTAGTTATAACAGATTCTCAAGTATTTAAAGCTATAGATGAGGTATTGGATAGAGATGTTCCCCTTACATCATTCTCTATAATTATGGCAAGAGCTAAGGGGGATTTAGATACTCTATATAGAGGAGCAAAGAGAATAAATGAATTAAAAGATGGAGATAGAGTTCTTATAGCTGAGGCTTGTACACATCATCAATTAAAAGGGGATATAGCAAGGGAAAAATTACCTATGTTACTACAAAAGAGAGCTGGAAATATTGTGATAGATAACTGCTCTGGAAAGAATTTTCCTGAGGATATCTCAAAGTATAGCCTAGTGATACACTGTGGTTCATGTATGTTAAATAGAGCAGAAACTATGAGCAGATTAGGAGTATGTTCAGGACAAGAGATTCCAATTACAAATTTTGGAATGGCAATAGCAGAGATTAATGGAATATTGGATAGAGTGATGGAGATTTTCAAGGAGGGATAATTATGAAAAAACTTATAATTATGTCTATGTTAGCAATAGGAAGTATTGCACAAGCTAGTTGGTGGGGAGAATTAAGTGGAGGAACGAGAGCAGCTATCATAGGTGGTTCAGCTCTTATATTAAATAACTCTTATCAAAATAGTGAACTAAAACATCAAAGAGATTTGGATAATTTAGATACTCAAATAAGAAGAGATTATGAGAGACAAGCAGTAATTGAAAATGCAAATAGAAAATATAGTGGTTCAGGAGTGCCAGCTAGATTGAAATATCCTACAGCTAATAACTATAGTGGACAAGGGTTTGAAAGAGAGATGAGAAGACCAGCTCCTCCACAACAGAGAGGAAAAATAATTTTTGCTGATGATAGAACTCAAATTATAGAATTATCAGATGGAACAAGAATAACATTAACACAATAATAAAGTTAAAATTTAGTTTAAATTAAAATAAAAGGAAAAAACTTCATAAGATCTTGTAAACAAGCAAAGTAAAGTTTTTTCCTTTTTTTCTTTTATAAAATTTTATTCATAAAATATAAGTAATTAATCTTCCCAACATTCAACATTTTTAAGTCCAGGAATAGATGATTTTCTAAATTGTGGATTTAATCCCTTACGTTTTTGAGAGATATAATCTTTTAAGGCTGCTATTGCAAACTTTCCTAAAAGTCCAATAGCTATTAGATTTATAATTGCCATTATTCCCATAAATAAATCTGCCATATCCCATACCACTTGTATTTTAGCTAAACTACCAAACATAACCATTCCTACAACAAAGGCTCTATATATATTTAATATAAATTTACTTCCATTTAAAAATTCTATATTAGCTTCTCCATAATAATAGTTTCCTATTACAGATGAGAAAGCAAACATAAATATACAGATTGCTATAAAGATAGATCCCCAGCTACCAACTTGAGAAACAAGAGCATCTTGAGTAAGTTGTATTCCATCTGAAACTCCCTTAAAACTTTCACCAGAGATAAGAATTATGAAAGCAGTTGCAGAACAGATTAATAAAGTATCTGTAAATACTCCCAGAGTTTGAATTAATCCTTGTTTAACAGGGTGAGATACATTAGCAGTTGCTGCGGCATTAGGAGCACTTCCCATACCAGCTTCATTAGAGAATAACCCTCTTTTAACACCTTGCATGACTATAGTTCCAACTCCTCCTCCAATAGCTTGATTAAATCCAAATGCTCCTTCTATTATTTGTCCAAATACATGTGGAATCATACCAATATTTTTAACTATTACAAATAATGCTATTAAAACATAGGCTACAGCCATTATTGGAACTATGTATTCAACAAACTTTGCAATTCTTTTAACTCCACCAAATATTATAATCGCTGTCATAATAGATAAAACTATACCTAAAGCTCCTCTATTTACAGAAAATGCTTTTTCAAAAGCTAGTGTTATAGTATTTGCTTGTACAGAGTTAAAAATTAGCCCGAAAACTATTGAGATAATTATAGAGAATAAAATTCCCATCCATTTTTGTCCTAAGGCTTTTTCCATATAGTAAGCAGGACCACCTCTAAAATGATCTCCTTCTCTTTCTTTGTAAATTTGTGCAAGAGTACTTTCAACAAAACTAGAACTTGCTCCAATAATTGCCATAACCCACATCCAAAATACAGCACCAGGCCCCCCTATTGATATAGCTATAGCTACTCCAGCTAAGTTTCCAGTTCCTACCCTTGACGCTGTAGAGATACAAAATGCCTGAAATGAAGATATACCATTATGTCCATCTTTACCTTTTAATGCACCTTCCCCTAATAGTAAAAACATCTCTTTTAACATTTTAAATTGAACAAATCCAGTTCTAACTGTGAAATAAATCCCCAAACCAACTAACATTACAATTAAAACATATGACCATAAAAAGTCATTTAATCCATAAAAAAAATTTAAAATAAAACTCACTACTTTCCTCCTCAGATTTTGATATAAAAATTTATTACTGATATAATAAACTATTAGTCAATTTATGTCAATGATTTTTATTAATATTTTAGCTATATAATCATATAAATTTTATATAGTCACTATTATATGTTTACTATAACATTTTTATGTTAACTTTTTTAGTAAATTTATTTTTATATAAATATAATTTAATTGTATTTTGTTTCAAATATAGAACTTTTATATAAGAAGTAAGATAAAAAATTAAGCCATAAAATAAAAAAGGAAAAAGTCCACCGTAACAACTAATACACTAGTATCAATTATTATAGGCAAACTTTCTCCTTCTATTTAATTAAATTATTTTATTTTTGGGAAATATTTTGTATGTAGTAATTCATGTGCCTTATGGCTTAATGGATAATCTAAGTACTTATCATACATAGCTTTTACAAATGGATTTTCGTGAGATCTTCTTATTTCTAAGTTTCTATCTATCTCGTTTAATCCTTCTGCTCTCTTTTCTAGAGCTATTTGCTTTTTCAGTGCTTTCGGCTGTCCACCACCACCGATACATCCACCTTTACATGCCATGATTTCAATAGCGTGGAAGAACTCTTCTCCTGCTCTTATCTTATCTAGCATTTTTGCTGCTTCTTCTAATCCGTGGGCAACTCCAATTCTAAGTTCAATATGACCTATTGTTAACTCAGCAACTCTGAATCCATCCCAACCTCTTAATTCAGTAAAGTCTATATTATCTAAATGACTTCCTGTAATCATTTCAACAGTTGTTCTAGTAGCAGCTTCAATAACTCCTCCTGTTCTTCCGAAGATTATTCCTGCTCCAGAGTATTGTCCTAATGGATTATCAAATTCCATCTCTTCAACATCATTTAGGTCAATTCCAGACTCTTTGAATATTTTTATTAACTCTCTTGTAGAGATTACATAGTCAGTATCATAGTTATCTCCTCTTGAGAACTCAGGTCTAGCTGCCTCATATTTTTTAGCAAGACATGGCATAATTGCAACTGAAGCTATCTCTTCTCTTCTATATCCTTGCTCTTTAGCCCAGATATCCTTTGCTATTGTTGAGAATATCTCCATAGGTGATTTAGCTGTAGATGGTACGTCCATCATATCTGGATAGTTTTGCTCAATGAATTTTACCCAAGCTGGACAACATGAAGTTAGTATTGGAAGTTTTACTGTATCATCTCCATTATAATATCTTTCTAATCTTTCTTGGAATTCAGCAGCTTCTTCCATTACTGTCATATCAGCAGCCCAAGTTGTATCAAATACATAATCTACTCCTAATTTTTTAAGAGCTCCTACTAATTTTTTCTCAACGTTTGTTCCTGGCTCAAATCCAAAAGCCTCTCCTATTGCAACTCTAACAGCTGGTGCTACTTGAACAACAACTTTTTTATTTGGAGTTGCTAAATCTCTTAATAGATTTAACGTGTGGTCCCCTTCAAATATAGCTCCTACTGGACATGCAGCAACACATTGTCCACAGTGAGTACATCTGTCATTATCTATTGTGTGTTTCTCTTTTAATTTTCCATCTATACATTTTACTGGACACACTCTTGCACAAGCTGTACATCCAATACATTTATCTGTAATTCTAAATTTTAATAGGTGGATACACTCTCCAGCTGGACATCTATGCTCTTCGATATGCTCCTCTATTTCACCATAAAATTGCTCTATACTTTCTAAAATTAAATTATGTTTTTGATTTAATTTTGTTTTAATTGTTTCTGATAGATATCTTAATAGGTAAACATCTCTCATTGTAGCTTTACCTTTAGAAATTCTATCTAATATTCTCCAAATTCTCTCTATCTCATTTTCTACTTGGAAATATTGCTCATATTCACTATTTTTTACTTTTCCGATTAAGAATTCTATATAGAATTTAGCAAAAGTTATTATACAGTCCTCTTCTGATAAGATAATTATATTTTTTTCTACTCCCTCTGGGAAAAGAGAAAAGTCTATAACCTTATCTAAACTTCCAGCTGTTAAAAATCCTCCAAATGGAAGTCCGAATTGAGCAGCTTTAAAATTCTTTTTATTTTTTATTCCTCCAACTAATTCAATAACATCTCTTAAAGTTGAATTTTCTGGAATTTCAATAGTTGCTGGGTTGTTTACCCTTCCTGCTATTGTTACTAATTTTTCATTGTTTTGCTCTCCAACTTTTTCCTCTAAATCTTCTACTACTGAGAAAACTGAACCATATGAACTTTGAAGAATGAATCCTTTATCTGACATCTGTCCTCCTATTTTAGCTTCATTTAAAAATCACTTAAATTTTGTAAAATATTACTTTACTTTTCTATCTTAATACTATTATTATTGTAACTAATATTACATAAAATTTCAAGTATTTTTTTTATATTTTACATATACTGAACAATATTTTTTCATTAAATCAAAAAAATGACCCACATATCTATGAGTCATTACTTTTTTAAAACACATTTTGAAATAAGACTGTTAAAAAGGAAACAATAAAAATCTTTATCATTAAAATTCTTTGATAAAGTGGCATCTTTAATGTTAAAACATAGTGCTTTAGAGTTACATATCCTCTATATTTTTTCTGTCCATTTAAAAACATAAAAACCTCAAAAGTTATTACTAACAATATGTTAAAAATTAAAGTTCTTGCCATCTTTCCCTCCTATACTATCCTCTATAATAAATAGTTAATCCTTTCAAAAAGTTTCTAATATACTTATCTCCACACTCCCTATAATTTTTGTGGTCCTCTTTTCTAAAAACTGCACTTAATTCTGAAGGAGATAACTCAAGTCCCGCTAATTTAAAAATATGTAACATATCTTCACTCTTTAATGAAAGTGCTATTTTTAACTTTTTTAATATAATATTATTAATATTATTTTTAGTCATCTTTACAGGTGTATACTCTTTTCCATCTTTTGGCTCTTGCTTACCTCTTTTTAAGATAATCAATCCATCTAGGAATGATTCTAAAGCTCTATTATTACACTTTAAAAAATCCTCTTCTCCTTCTCTTTTTAAAAGATTTAATAAATCCTCATGAGTAATTGGATTTTCTCCATACTTAAATATATCTAGCATTGTTTTATCTTTTATATTCAGAGCATATCTAACTCTTCTTAAGATATCATTGTTTGTCATTTCTCCTCCTAAAATATGCCATTATTTCATATAATTCTACTCTATTTAATAATAATTGTCAAATAAAATGATTATAAGAAAAAAAGAGGATATTTCTATCCTCTGATTTACCTTGGCGCTCCCAGAAAGATTCGAACTCTCGACCCTCTGATCCGAAGTCAGATGCTCTATCCAGCTAAGCTATGGGAGCTATTTATTACATTCTTTCAGCTATTAATTTTGCTGCCATTTCTTCAGCTATAGCTTCTAGTTTTGCAACATCTTCAGCTTTTGGAGACCCTTTCACTTCTACTGGTTCTCCTACAACTTCTACACCATTTAAAGCATCAGCAAAAGCTTGGATTCCTCTTACTCCTCCACCGCTCCACATCATGCTTCCAAAAATTCCAACATATCTATTCTTTAATCCATAGTTTTCTAATTTGTGTAGTAATGGTTGAATTTTAGGATATACAGAGTTGTTGTGTGCACAAGAACCTATAATTAATCCTTTGTATTTCCAGATTTCACTAATAATAAAACTTAAATCTGTCTTAGAAGCGTCATAGATTTTAATCTCTTTTATTCCACAACAGTTTAGTTTTCTTCCAATTATCTCAGCCATTTTAGCAGTATTTCCATACATACTTCCGTAAACTATTACTACTCCTTCTGTTTCTGGCTCTAATTTTGCCCAAGTTTCATATAATGATACAACTTTTGCAATATCTGTTCTCCATATTAATCCGTGAGATGGACAGATGAATTTTATCTCTAATCCACCTAATTTTTTAATAGCATTTACAACTTGAGGACCATATTTTCCAACTATATTAGAATAATATCTTCTCATTTCGCTTTGATAGAACTCAAAATTTACTTGATCATCAAATATTCCACCATCTAATGTTCCAAAACTTCCAAAAGCATCATTTGAGAATAATATTTTATCAGTTATATCATAAGTAACCATTGATTCTGGCCAGTGTACCATTGGCATCATAGCAAAAGTTAATTTATGAGTTCCTAAATCAAGAATATCTCCCTCTTTAATAGTTACAAAGTGTTCTACTGGGAAATCAGGTGTGAAAGCTTGTAACATTCCTAGTGTTTTAGCATTTCCTACGATTTTAACTTCTGGAAATAATCTGATAACTTCTTTTAGTCCACTTGAATGGTCTGGCTCAACGTGGTTTACAACTATATAATCTAATTTTCTTCCCTTTAAACATTCAACTATTTTATCTAAAAATGTTGAAGCACTTCCTAATTCAACTGCATCAATTACACAAGTCTTCTCATCATCGATGAAATAAGAGTTGTAAGTTACCCCATAAGGTAGAGGCATGTAGTTTTCAAATCTTTCTGTTTTTCTGTCGTTAACACCTATCCAAGTTACACTATTTGTAATCTCTGTACAAAAATACATTTTCTCCTCCTAAAATTTTAATTTTTTTATATATGTTTTACCTTGTTTTCATACATTTCTACACAAATTTAAAAAATTAAATCTAACTTAACACTTTTTTATATTATAATAGAATTATCAAATTTTTTCAAATTTTTTATAAAAAATTTTTTAAAATTTTAAAACTTTTTTTAAATCTGTCAAATTTATGTTATAATTATATATGTTGCTTGATAGCAAAACACAATCATGACCTAGGAGGTATAATATGCACCCAGTACTTTTTTCAATAGGTGGATTTGAAATAAGATTCTATGGTTTAATGTATGCTCTCTCATTCTTTTTAGGAATAGAGATTGCTAAATTTATGGCAAAGGAGAGAGGATATGATAGTAAAATAATTGAAAATTACGCATTTATTGCCATGATATCTGGGCTTCTTGGTGGGCGTCTTTACTATGTTATTTTTAATTGGGATTATTATTCAAAATATCCAACTGAAATTTTGGCTACATGGCATGGTGGAATGGCAATTCATGGAGGAATTATTGGAGGAATTATTGGAACTTTCATATATGGATATATTAAAAAACTAAATCCTCTT
This Candidatus Fusobacterium pullicola DNA region includes the following protein-coding sequences:
- the recR gene encoding recombination mediator RecR, whose translation is MATKSLERLIDEFNKLPGIGRKSAARLAFHVLEMREEQVESFITALREAKEVIKRCPKCGDFCERELCDICSDELRDTHTICVVEDSRDVISFEKMGKYKGLYHILGGKIAPLNGITPDKLNIKSLLERVAVDEIEEVILALNPDLEGETTALYLTKLLKPFGVKVTKIASGIPMGGNIEFADSATISRALEGRQEV
- a CDS encoding [FeFe] hydrogenase, group A; translated protein: MSDKGFILQSSYGSVFSVVEDLEEKVGEQNNEKLVTIAGRVNNPATIEIPENSTLRDVIELVGGIKNKKNFKAAQFGLPFGGFLTAGSLDKVIDFSLFPEGVEKNIIILSEEDCIITFAKFYIEFLIGKVKNSEYEQYFQVENEIERIWRILDRISKGKATMRDVYLLRYLSETIKTKLNQKHNLILESIEQFYGEIEEHIEEHRCPAGECIHLLKFRITDKCIGCTACARVCPVKCIDGKLKEKHTIDNDRCTHCGQCVAACPVGAIFEGDHTLNLLRDLATPNKKVVVQVAPAVRVAIGEAFGFEPGTNVEKKLVGALKKLGVDYVFDTTWAADMTVMEEAAEFQERLERYYNGDDTVKLPILTSCCPAWVKFIEQNYPDMMDVPSTAKSPMEIFSTIAKDIWAKEQGYRREEIASVAIMPCLAKKYEAARPEFSRGDNYDTDYVISTRELIKIFKESGIDLNDVEEMEFDNPLGQYSGAGIIFGRTGGVIEAATRTTVEMITGSHLDNIDFTELRGWDGFRVAELTIGHIELRIGVAHGLEEAAKMLDKIRAGEEFFHAIEIMACKGGCIGGGGQPKALKKQIALEKRAEGLNEIDRNLEIRRSHENPFVKAMYDKYLDYPLSHKAHELLHTKYFPKIK
- a CDS encoding alanine:cation symporter family protein; translated protein: MSFILNFFYGLNDFLWSYVLIVMLVGLGIYFTVRTGFVQFKMLKEMFLLLGEGALKGKDGHNGISSFQAFCISTASRVGTGNLAGVAIAISIGGPGAVFWMWVMAIIGASSSFVESTLAQIYKEREGDHFRGGPAYYMEKALGQKWMGILFSIIISIVFGLIFNSVQANTITLAFEKAFSVNRGALGIVLSIMTAIIIFGGVKRIAKFVEYIVPIMAVAYVLIALFVIVKNIGMIPHVFGQIIEGAFGFNQAIGGGVGTIVMQGVKRGLFSNEAGMGSAPNAAATANVSHPVKQGLIQTLGVFTDTLLICSATAFIILISGESFKGVSDGIQLTQDALVSQVGSWGSIFIAICIFMFAFSSVIGNYYYGEANIEFLNGSKFILNIYRAFVVGMVMFGSLAKIQVVWDMADLFMGIMAIINLIAIGLLGKFAIAALKDYISQKRKGLNPQFRKSSIPGLKNVECWED
- a CDS encoding LytTR family transcriptional regulator DNA-binding domain-containing protein — translated: MRIGLNVDENLKTLFDEISSLKYLDMENEEESLEMIDLVVIDSKKERLQEYLEEYRRKGILIIALIGENEVYKMRELFLSGLIDDCVLRKDIFKIEESIAKLLAQGKKYDIFYLSDTFKKGVYRFSEVNYITYSSVNRKVEFHLTDSEVFDIKKSFSEIEEGLKGIDSFYKLDRSTIININSIQILDYKEEQIIFKNREYIYTSKLKLKELESSYLKEKGQNFLIF
- the hydF gene encoding [FeFe] hydrogenase H-cluster maturation GTPase HydF, producing the protein MIETPRGNRVHIAIYGRTNAGKSSLINKITNQDISLVSEMRGTTTDPVYKAMELLPIGPVVFIDTAGIDDTTELGELRVKKTKEILNKMDIALLLISTEVLLENQDLSYEKEWIREIKKREKPFIVILNKMDLVPEGKTQELIDRVKVELECEVSTVATSREESIQRIKAKLIEYAPKIIIEEKLIGDKIKVGDRVLLVAPQDIQAPKGRLILPQVQVIRDILDNGGIPTVVTLDNLKEGLAIFQGRPDLVITDSQVFKAIDEVLDRDVPLTSFSIIMARAKGDLDTLYRGAKRINELKDGDRVLIAEACTHHQLKGDIAREKLPMLLQKRAGNIVIDNCSGKNFPEDISKYSLVIHCGSCMLNRAETMSRLGVCSGQEIPITNFGMAIAEINGILDRVMEIFKEG
- a CDS encoding FprA family A-type flavoprotein codes for the protein MYFCTEITNSVTWIGVNDRKTERFENYMPLPYGVTYNSYFIDDEKTCVIDAVELGSASTFLDKIVECLKGRKLDYIVVNHVEPDHSSGLKEVIRLFPEVKIVGNAKTLGMLQAFTPDFPVEHFVTIKEGDILDLGTHKLTFAMMPMVHWPESMVTYDITDKILFSNDAFGSFGTLDGGIFDDQVNFEFYQSEMRRYYSNIVGKYGPQVVNAIKKLGGLEIKFICPSHGLIWRTDIAKVVSLYETWAKLEPETEGVVIVYGSMYGNTAKMAEIIGRKLNCCGIKEIKIYDASKTDLSFIISEIWKYKGLIIGSCAHNNSVYPKIQPLLHKLENYGLKNRYVGIFGSMMWSGGGVRGIQAFADALNGVEVVGEPVEVKGSPKAEDVAKLEAIAEEMAAKLIAERM
- a CDS encoding DUF1456 family protein — protein: MTNNDILRRVRYALNIKDKTMLDIFKYGENPITHEDLLNLLKREGEEDFLKCNNRALESFLDGLIILKRGKQEPKDGKEYTPVKMTKNNINNIILKKLKIALSLKSEDMLHIFKLAGLELSPSELSAVFRKEDHKNYRECGDKYIRNFLKGLTIYYRG